One bacterium genomic window carries:
- a CDS encoding sigma-70 family RNA polymerase sigma factor, with translation MASSKEITEILRHWSDGDRAALDELIPLVYDELRRKAGFYLRRQRSNHTLQPTALVNEVYLRMARQSHIVLQNRAHFFAVAARIMRQILVNHAEAHNAAKRGGTAYRVTFNDAITPGKHKDLDVTAVDLALKKLAAMDVRKSRIIELHFFAGLTSEEIAEVLEVSLSTVKRESKLAKAWLYSELKK, from the coding sequence ATGGCGTCATCGAAGGAAATCACCGAGATCCTGAGACATTGGAGTGATGGTGATCGGGCTGCCCTTGATGAACTGATACCGCTGGTTTATGACGAGCTGCGCCGGAAAGCCGGATTCTATTTACGCAGGCAGCGTTCCAATCACACGCTGCAACCGACAGCCCTGGTAAACGAAGTGTATTTAAGGATGGCCAGACAGAGTCATATTGTTTTACAAAACCGCGCTCATTTTTTTGCGGTGGCTGCGAGAATCATGCGACAGATCCTGGTGAATCATGCAGAGGCTCACAACGCAGCAAAAAGAGGGGGCACCGCTTACAGGGTAACTTTCAACGATGCAATCACTCCCGGAAAACATAAGGACCTGGACGTTACAGCTGTGGATCTCGCCTTGAAAAAACTCGCGGCCATGGATGTGCGCAAGAGCAGGATTATCGAGTTACATTTCTTTGCAGGCCTGACAAGCGAGGAGATTGCGGAGGTACTTGAAGTCTCGCTTTCCACTGTAAAACGAGAATCGAAACTTGCGAAAGCATGGCTTTATTCAGAGCTCAAGAAATAG